TTGCCGTTGCCAAGCAGGCTTTCGGCCGTCAGCCCGATGAAGCCATGCTTGCCGGCCTGCTGCACTCGATCGGGAGGCTCTACATCGTCATGCACGCGCACCAGAAAGATCCGACGATGCGCGCGGATCCCGAGTTCAGCGAAATCCTCGAGACCTGGCAACCGGTGATCGGCAAAGCCATACTCGAAGCCTGGGGTTTGCCGGTACGCATCTGTGCGGCGGTGGAAAACCAGGACTACCTGCTCAACGGCGGCTCGGCCGAACTCGAACCGCTGACCCGGCTGCTGTCCGCTGCGAAACTGAAACATCGTCTTGGTGCCGAACCGGAGTTGCTGACCCGACACCCCGACGCGGAATTCATGCTCGGCAGCGTCAATCTCGGCAAGGGCTTCTTCACGGACCTGATGCTCAGCAGTCAGGAGGACATCGAGACCATGCAACAGGCGCTGGCCAACTGATCACCTGGTGCACCAGCAAGCTATGGTGCGACTTTCAGCAAGGCCTCGGCGTCCGTGGCCCACTTGACGATGGCTTTGCGCTCGGCATCGGACATGGTCGAGCCCTTCTGCTTCTCGTACTTCGGCGGCGGCATATCGTCATCGGCCGTTGCCTTGCGGATCTCGGTCATGAGTTTCGGCAGGTCCCACTTGCTCGGGAAAGGAAAGCCGTCATCCATGCTCCACTTCTTGTGGGCCTTCCTGCTCTTCTTGCCGGCGGTTGAACGGGCCGGGTCCTGAAGTCCGGCGGGGATACTGCCGTGGCAGTCTGCACAGTGCGCCTGGAAAGCCTGTTCGACGCTTCCCCGGTACTTCGCATCGATGGCCTGGATTGTCGCCGGAGGAATATCGGCAGCTGCCAGCAGGAGAACAAGGCTTGAGCCAGCCAATGCAATCATTTCAGTGACTCCCCGATTTGTTTGCCGACCTGAACATTCTGGCACACGCGAGATAGCCGCACAGAGCAAGCGCTGAAAACACCGCGCCGGCGAGGAAGGTCGCTGCAGCACCGAAGCCGTCCCACAGTCCACCCGCAACGACACTGGCGACCAGCATCAGGATGCCGGTTATCAGGTTGAAGAAGCCGAATGCCGTGCCACGCTGATCGGCCGGGATGGTGTCGGCAATCAGTGCGGCGATCAGGCCCTGGGTCAGACCCATGTGCAGGCCCCAGAGTGCGGTACCGAGAAATACGAGGCCAGGGGAAGTCGCCAGGGCGAGGACCAGATCCGCGACCAGCAGCATCGCGACCCCGATCCCGAGCAGCGTGCGCCGCGACCAACGGCTGGCGGCCAGACCCGCCGGATAGGATGAAGCGGCGTAGACCACGTTCATCACCACCAGCACGGCGGGGATCCAGGCAAGCGTCACGCCGAGGTCCTGGGCGCGCAATACCAGAAATGCTTCACTGAACCTCGCCAGCGTCAGTACGCCGCCGAAAAGCACGATCAACCAGTAACGTGTCCCGAGGCGGCGCAGTTCGCCCGGTGTCAGCGGACTGCGGCCTGGCCGTCCATGCGCCTTCTCGGTTAACGCTGCCCGGTCAGGCTCCTGCACACCGGCCATGAGCAGTACGACTGCGAGTACCGCCGGCACCACCGCGACCCACAACACGGCACGGATATCGTCGTGCCAGAGCAGCATCAGGCTCACGGCAAGCAGCGGGCCGATGAAGGCGCCCATGGAGTCCATCGACTGTCGCAAGCCATAGGCGGCATTGCGGAGTGCTGGCGGTGTGATATCGGCAACCAGCGCATCCCGGGGTGCACCCCGGATGCCTTTGCCGATACGGTCCAGGAAACGGGCACTGAGGACTGCGGCCAGAGACTCCGCCAACGGGAATATCGGCTTGGTCAATGCCGCAAGACTGTAACCGAGAACCACCAGGCCCTTGCGCCGCTGCCAGCGATCGCTCAATACCCCGGAAAATACCTTGGTGATGGCAGCGGTGGCTTCGGCAATGCCTTCGATGATGCCGATGCTCAACAGGCTTGCGCCGAGCACCGACGACATGAATACGGGCAACAGGCTGTGCACCAGTTCGGAAGAGGCGTCCATGCACAGGGACACCAAACCCAGGGCGATGACACCGCCAGGCAGTCGACGGCGCGCCTGTGCCATCAGTTCCGGATCAGGTGCTATCGGCACTGCGTATGCCGAAAACAACCGAGCAGATGGTCGTTGATGAGTCCGGTCGCCTGCAGGTGTGCATAGAGAATCGTGCTGCCGACGAAGCGGAAGCCGCGTTTCTTCATGTCCTTGCTGAGTGCGTCCGAGATCGGGCTGGTTGCCGGCACCTCGGACTGATCGCGCCAGCGGTTTACGACCGGCCTGCCATCCACGAAACCCCAGATGTAGCGATCGAAGCTGCCGAACTCGTCCTGCAGTTCCAGAAATGCCCGCGCATTGCTCACTGCGGCGCTGACCTTGAGCCGGTTGCGGATGATGCCGGGATCCAGCAGCAGCTTTTCGATGCGTGCTGGCGTGAAGCGCGCGACCTTGTGTGGATCGAAATCCGCGAAGGCACGCCGGTAGCCGGCGCGCCGGTGCAGAACTGTTGACCAGGACAATCCGGCCTGTGCCCCTTCGAGAATCAGGAATTCAAATTGCTTGCGGTCATCGTGTACCGGTACGCCCCATTCGGTGTCGTGGTAGTCAAG
This genomic stretch from Chromatiales bacterium harbors:
- a CDS encoding HDOD domain-containing protein: MTVNSRAFEFVQQLAVNLRPELDLPAFPDVVRRLQVALISDRTTIKDIVNIIGSEPVLSARLMQMANSAAMNPAGSPVASLNNAVNRLGFNHVRTVSTAFALRQLSRNEALGSIRPDLEQIWATSNNVAAICFAVAKQAFGRQPDEAMLAGLLHSIGRLYIVMHAHQKDPTMRADPEFSEILETWQPVIGKAILEAWGLPVRICAAVENQDYLLNGGSAELEPLTRLLSAAKLKHRLGAEPELLTRHPDAEFMLGSVNLGKGFFTDLMLSSQEDIETMQQALAN
- a CDS encoding c-type cytochrome; translation: MIALAGSSLVLLLAAADIPPATIQAIDAKYRGSVEQAFQAHCADCHGSIPAGLQDPARSTAGKKSRKAHKKWSMDDGFPFPSKWDLPKLMTEIRKATADDDMPPPKYEKQKGSTMSDAERKAIVKWATDAEALLKVAP
- a CDS encoding MFS transporter — translated: MAQARRRLPGGVIALGLVSLCMDASSELVHSLLPVFMSSVLGASLLSIGIIEGIAEATAAITKVFSGVLSDRWQRRKGLVVLGYSLAALTKPIFPLAESLAAVLSARFLDRIGKGIRGAPRDALVADITPPALRNAAYGLRQSMDSMGAFIGPLLAVSLMLLWHDDIRAVLWVAVVPAVLAVVLLMAGVQEPDRAALTEKAHGRPGRSPLTPGELRRLGTRYWLIVLFGGVLTLARFSEAFLVLRAQDLGVTLAWIPAVLVVMNVVYAASSYPAGLAASRWSRRTLLGIGVAMLLVADLVLALATSPGLVFLGTALWGLHMGLTQGLIAALIADTIPADQRGTAFGFFNLITGILMLVASVVAGGLWDGFGAAATFLAGAVFSALALCGYLACARMFRSANKSGSH
- a CDS encoding DNA-3-methyladenine glycosylase I; translation: MKRAADSAPRKLRCPWSEGVSAAYLDYHDTEWGVPVHDDRKQFEFLILEGAQAGLSWSTVLHRRAGYRRAFADFDPHKVARFTPARIEKLLLDPGIIRNRLKVSAAVSNARAFLELQDEFGSFDRYIWGFVDGRPVVNRWRDQSEVPATSPISDALSKDMKKRGFRFVGSTILYAHLQATGLINDHLLGCFRHTQCR